The following are encoded in a window of Aminivibrio sp. genomic DNA:
- the aroD gene encoding type I 3-dehydroquinate dehydratase, giving the protein MRPRPKKPIEARGKVLGGPRPLVCVPLVGKTRGEILAEAENIPAIAPDIIELRVDAWEFVEETAPSVSMIQDVRKAVGEIPVILTCRGHWEGGFKKVSDGAKFSLYREAAAGGLVDFLDVELAYGDEKIRETLRMLESFSVSLIVSFHDFEKTPPKEILFSTLAAQIRAGAHVAKLAAMPRSEEDVLALLSATLLIRREYPHIPLITMSMGGIGAVSRVTGGLFGSDLTFAVGSKASAPGQIPVAALKQCLSVLHPQES; this is encoded by the coding sequence ATGAGACCACGGCCAAAAAAGCCCATTGAGGCAAGAGGAAAGGTTCTTGGAGGCCCCAGGCCTCTCGTCTGCGTTCCCCTCGTCGGCAAGACCCGCGGGGAAATACTGGCAGAAGCTGAAAATATACCCGCCATCGCCCCCGATATAATCGAGCTCCGGGTTGATGCCTGGGAGTTCGTGGAAGAAACGGCTCCCTCCGTCTCCATGATACAGGACGTCCGGAAGGCCGTGGGGGAGATCCCCGTGATTCTTACATGCCGGGGTCACTGGGAGGGCGGATTCAAAAAAGTGTCCGACGGAGCGAAATTCTCTCTCTACCGGGAAGCTGCTGCCGGAGGCTTGGTGGATTTTCTGGACGTGGAGCTTGCCTACGGTGACGAAAAAATCAGGGAAACCCTCCGGATGCTCGAAAGTTTCTCCGTTTCTCTTATCGTCTCATTCCATGATTTTGAAAAAACCCCTCCGAAGGAAATTCTTTTCTCCACCCTCGCCGCCCAGATCCGGGCAGGGGCCCACGTGGCCAAACTCGCCGCCATGCCCCGGAGCGAGGAGGACGTCCTGGCCCTTCTTTCCGCCACTCTTCTGATCCGCCGGGAATACCCCCATATCCCCCTCATCACCATGTCCATGGGCGGCATCGGCGCCGTGAGCAGGGTTACTGGCGGGCTGTTCGGCTCCGACCTTACCTTCGCGGTAGGCAGCAAAGCGTCGGCCCCCGGCCAGATACCGGTGGCGGCCCTGAAGCAGTGCCTGTCGGTTCTCCATCCCCAGGAGAGTTAG
- a CDS encoding thiamine pyrophosphate-binding protein codes for MQKDLVAFQLVKFLEARGVEKIFGLCGHTVIGFLDALKESSIHFVSVRHEQIAAHAADGYSRGKGCRVPGVLLTHLGPGLANATTGVAEASLNSIPMVVIAGDVPSCYFGRHPHQEVNLHADASQYEIFRPFVKRAWRVDRPELLPEVMDKAFRLAVTGRPGPVLVSIPMDIFSMEIDTRFFDMRIDNNPLLPKPGLDEKTAEEIAAMLAEAKHPILYPGGGVISSGASEALTALATHLEIPVLYTLMGKGAIPDDHPLAVGMTGFWGTDFNNKTAMKADVMMAVGTRLSEADCSSWYFGETFDIPPTRLIHIDINQEEIGRNFKTAIGAVCDAKMALGAILAAAKRLYPHGVKRPETVKEIAENKAAYFASIAEAQKSDQFPMRPERILADLREVLPRDGYVVADV; via the coding sequence ATGCAGAAAGACCTTGTAGCGTTCCAGCTCGTGAAGTTTCTCGAGGCCCGCGGTGTGGAGAAGATCTTCGGTTTATGCGGCCACACCGTCATCGGTTTTCTTGACGCGCTCAAAGAAAGCTCCATCCATTTCGTGTCCGTCAGGCACGAGCAGATAGCCGCCCATGCGGCCGACGGCTATTCCCGGGGAAAGGGATGCCGGGTTCCCGGAGTGCTCCTCACCCACCTCGGCCCCGGGCTTGCCAATGCCACCACGGGCGTGGCGGAGGCTTCGCTGAACTCCATCCCCATGGTGGTCATCGCCGGCGACGTCCCGAGCTGCTACTTCGGGCGCCATCCCCATCAGGAGGTGAACCTCCACGCCGACGCCAGCCAGTACGAGATCTTCCGCCCCTTCGTGAAACGGGCCTGGCGGGTCGACAGGCCGGAGCTCCTTCCCGAAGTGATGGACAAGGCCTTCCGACTTGCGGTTACGGGCCGCCCCGGCCCGGTGCTGGTTTCTATCCCCATGGATATTTTCTCCATGGAAATTGACACCCGGTTCTTCGACATGAGGATCGACAACAATCCCCTTCTTCCCAAGCCCGGCCTGGATGAAAAGACGGCGGAGGAAATCGCCGCCATGCTGGCCGAAGCGAAGCACCCGATCCTCTATCCCGGGGGCGGCGTCATCTCCTCCGGTGCCTCGGAGGCCCTCACCGCCCTGGCGACCCACCTGGAGATCCCGGTGCTCTATACCCTCATGGGAAAAGGCGCCATCCCGGACGACCATCCCCTTGCAGTGGGTATGACCGGGTTCTGGGGAACCGACTTCAATAACAAGACCGCCATGAAGGCCGACGTGATGATGGCGGTGGGGACGAGGCTTTCCGAGGCCGACTGCAGCTCCTGGTACTTCGGCGAGACCTTCGACATTCCTCCCACGCGGCTCATCCACATTGATATCAACCAGGAGGAAATCGGGCGGAACTTCAAGACCGCCATCGGTGCCGTATGCGACGCGAAAATGGCCCTCGGCGCCATTCTGGCTGCGGCGAAGAGGCTCTATCCCCATGGCGTGAAGCGGCCCGAAACGGTGAAGGAAATCGCCGAGAACAAGGCCGCCTACTTCGCGAGCATCGCTGAGGCGCAGAAGTCGGACCAGTTCCCCATGCGCCCGGAGCGGATTCTCGCCGACCTCAGGGAAGTTCTTCCCCGGGACGGGTACGTCGTCGCCGACGTC